In the Archocentrus centrarchus isolate MPI-CPG fArcCen1 chromosome 19, fArcCen1, whole genome shotgun sequence genome, AGAAGCCGTCGGTTTCTCTGCACTGCGGACATGACCTCACCAAAGGCTCCTGAGATCTGACTTTGCTGGATCTGTTAACATAGAgaggacacaaaaaaaaacacagacaagctTTAATCTTAACACAGTTACAGACATCGCAACCCTTAAAAAGCCCTAAAGTCTCGCTATCCAATTAATGCAACTAAGAGAAAAACAGTTGGATAATTTACTGTATTTAATGATACAAAACACTCTCTGGGCTTTGACATTAACGAGATTTATCGTCAAGTGCAGCCCCACCTACCTCGGCCCGCTGCAGTGCCCGTCTTAATCCGAAAATCTGGACATTCTTTGTGGAGGCAGCTTTCTCCGCAGCTTTCTGCAGCAGAGTCTGTGTCAAGGAATAGAGCACATGGAATACTGTATTAGCCCATtaaatgtgtataaaatgtatttttacacccctacttaaaaaaaaaaaaaaaagctacttttagctgctcccttattcacacggggtcaccacagcgggtaGCGCCGCATGCTTGATTTCTGGCAGATTTATACGccagatgtccttcctgacGCGGCCCCCGAGGGATCTGTGTCTCCTCCCGCGGAATCGAAGCGGGGATCTTTCGCTTGTTAGGCGAACGTGTGAACCACTACAGTAGGGAGCCACTATTTTTATGCTCCTTCTATTTATGTAAATTCAAAGAGAGCGCCAATGGCTGGAAGGTGGAATGGCAATTTTGCACATGTTCCACAAAAGTTCAGTAATATGTTGTACATCTTTacagttttatgttttaaaaaaaaaactaaactaaatgaaCACTAAAGATTCAAAATGGGCAAATATGTCCAAATTTACCTGAAAATGAGCTCATAAGTGTGTTCTGTACCTGTATCCGGCGCAGCACAGCATGGTGCAGGCCACACACCGCTGCTATAGACGAGCTCTCAATCTGAACCTCTATTGTGGCCTCCTTGCCTGTGCTCTCCTCCCCTACATTTGTCTGGAGAATAAAGGAGCAATGATGCCGATGATCCAAAACGCACAGATGTATGATTATATCATATCAGAAAATGGTTCACCTCTTTTGCTGTCAGTTTCACTGATGCTCCGTTGGGACCACGAGCGTGGACCACTGAGGTGTTCAAAGCAGTCTTGTCTCCTCGGTATCCCATCTTCACTCCTCCAAGATCTTCAGACAACAGCCACTCAAGCAAAGACGGGTAGAGATCTTCGAGGTCTCGCTTCTGCCCTTTGGTATCCAAATTATCCCTCAGGAACTCCGATGACACCCGTACACTTGCTGAATACTTCTCAGGCTCAGGCTTTGTAGCACTTTCTCCCCCTCTGTCCATTCGACCACTGCACCTGACCTGGCGTGAGCTTAAAAAGGTTTGGATGGCATCTGCTGCGATGCTGCTGGGCTGAACAGTGGCCATCTTATGGGTAGTTGTGGGACTGTTCACCTGCAGGGCATGAAGCCAGTCCACGGTCAGTGTGGTCAAGGGCAAACTGATACAGCTTGGAAAGCtcgccccctcctcctcctcctctcccagaAGACTCGAGAGTGAGAATATGATTGAGCAGCTCACAGTCATGGGGAAGGATGCGTTGCTTGCATCTGCTATGGGCAGAGACACTTCAAATGCTTCTCCTGGACAGAGGTTGTGGAACGGGAATGAAAAATTAGTGGAGCTTTCCCCTCCTGCAGAGGAAGAACAGGACAGAGGGAACACAGTGACGCTCAGTGTCCAGCCTTGTTCCAGGACAAAAGGACTTGAATTATGCAGGACACACACAAGGTTCAAGGAGTCTTTTTGAAGGAGTCTGCTCCAGCTAGTCTCGGCGTGACATCTGAGTGGTTTCTCCTGAACGGGAAGATCAGTATTTGAGTTGGACATCAGCAGGAAACTGATGCTGACCACGTGATTCAGACGCCTCAGAATTTGGTTTTTGGATTTGATGGCCATTTTCAGCACTGACGCTCTACAAAAAGAAGGCAAGAAAAACCACAGAGACATTTACAAATGTTGTCTTTTACTCCCGATCAAACGTTTGTCGGGTATACCTTTCACAAACATCCCCGATGGCAGACAGGAGGTCCCTGACACTGCGGCCCACCTGTGTGGACGGCAGCTTAGACAATCCTGCATCCTCTCTCCTCACAGGTAAGCTGATGCTCTGGAGCTGCCCTCTGACTGACACTCCCAGCAGCTGAACATCACCTGATATGGAGGAACCATTTTTAGAGTTTGAAAAAAGTGTTTGAAAATTTAAACTAAAATACAATAAAGAGTTACATAGGTTTATGAcaaaatttccatatacatctTAAGACAGCGTGCACATGGGACTTTTCCCTAACTTGAAGCACACATTGAACCTAAATTTAGAATAAATCAATTCCAAGTCAGCACTTCTATCCTGCTCACCTGCAGTGTTGCATGCAGGCTCAGCTAGGGCAATGACTCTGCACACATTTAAACTGGTGGGGCTTTGAAGGACAGCCGCCGTCATGCTAGATGTCTCTTCCCCTCTTCCTTTGCTCTCCCTTCCAGATGATCCCTCTGACAGATCCAGCTGTAGCAGATCTGAACCAGTGCTGTAGTAAAGACAGCTTTTATCCACACAGCCGCACGCCACAGGCCCCGGTACGCACCCCTCAGTAAAACCAGCCACAATGCCTTCTCCCTCTGCACCTGCCTTGTCAGTCTTGATCAGGACCACTCTGCCTCGTTCACCCGCAGCAACCAAGCACTGTGAGTGACCCGTTTCCATGACAACAGATGCTCCGACAAAACAGACCGGCTGCTCGAGGCTGTGCAGAACTCGAAGGCGCGATCCCGGGAGACGCAGAGGGAGGAAGCACAGCCGCCCGTCCGGCAGGCCGCAAAGGATGACCGGGGATTTGGCGAGGGCAGCTTCGACTCCAAACAACAGTTTGAAGAGGAGAGGCTCCAGGTGGAAGTGGTCTTGAGCTGCAGTTGACTTCACTGAGGTAGGGGAGGAAGACGGTGCTGCCACATCACCAGAATGTATGCAAATCAGCACAGAACTCCTTCTCGGTCCTCTCTTTGACTCAGCGTCACCACAACCGACAGCTGAGATCAGTGGCAGACTGAACGAACCGAACTCCTCGTAGCTGCTGGGCACTGTTTGCATTGGTGTTTTGTACAAAGTCAACAGCCAGGAGGTGTCTCTCTGGCAAAGGGTCAGGAGCACAGAGCCAACGAGGAGCAGAGATGACACTCCATCTGTTCCAGTGACAAGAAGCTCAGGAGAGATTTTCAGCTCAGCTGGACTGGAGGATGTATTGGCTTGAGTGCTTTGATCCCTGCAGGGGTGAAAAGTCATATTACATGCATTACATCTGACAATGATTTTAATAACACGTGGACAGTTTTGTAGCATAAATTAGAAAATGTTTATCAAAATCTAATTATGAAGACTCATACCTGTGTAGCAGAAATTGTAAGTTGACACAGTAAACTCCACTCCTACATGCAACATAGATTAGCTGCTTGTCGTGGTTTCCAACCAGGTCACTAACAGGACCGGGTAACTGGAGGACAGCCTGCAAACAGCACAATATAAAGCAACAAAGTATGATTAACCCAGAGGGATGCCCCACAATGCAGCTTATGTCCGATCCATGTAAACCGGATACTTGCCGTGACTTTTCTCTCACGTTTACTGAAGACATAGATTTCTTCGGTGCCAGTGcagatgaaaacattttcaccAAAACCACAGAGGATCTTTATTTTACTAGATCCTCCCGAAAACCCTAACTGTGCCCAAGTCTCGACAGCACAGCGTCCCTCCATAGCCACGACccgggagaagaagaagaagaagcaactGCTGGTACTCTCGGCTCATGGAGGGACGCTAACGTGAACGCTTGGGAGGTTATGTGAACCGGTTGTTGACAGAGGACGTCCCACTCTCACAAAGTTCCGCGCGTTGCGTTTTTTGACCAATAAACGCAACGAACTACATTACCCATGAGAAAAAAGCGGAAGTTAGAAGCTAGGACAACGGATGCTGGAATTTTAAGTTGACTCATACTCACGGAGGAGGGAATAGAATGGGAGTAATGTgactttttattattgttattattattattattattttaaactacGGTTGAGTACAAATTTAATCGTagtttggacacatgtgtctgaTAATTTGAATCATTTGCTCTCTTCGTCAGGAACACTTGGTGGCGCGCTTGTGCTCATACTGCACAGACGAAGAAGATCGGCGACCTTCGGccaccaatcagaacagtggaAGTGGAGAGACGCCGAAATTTGAAAAGGCCCCGTAGCTCGGTTTTTTAAGGTAGCTAACAGGTTCGGGCGACAGCAGCTAAATATAATGGACCCATACAACGAAGAggatattaaaatgtatttctttgaGAATAGGTTAAAAACGTTTGAGGGATGGCCTTTCGACGAAGACTGCAAATGCACACCGGAAAACGTGAGTTAACGTTTGAAACAGTTGTGTTGGGAGACGGTGAGCAGAGGCTTCCTGTTGACATGCTAACAGTACAAAAACAGCTGccttttaaagacaaaaaacaacgAAAGCAGCCCAACTTTGGTGTCGCTGGGGTGATTTAAGTGTAATATCGTTTGTCTGACTCGCCATCTGCATACCTTAGAGGTCAGCAATAATTACCTCAATATCACTCGATTTGGCTTTGGCTCATAGTCATTTTCACACTTAAAAGGCTGAAACATTAACTGCAAGTAGCTGGTGTTTTCCTCGTTCATTCATCTaaagtatattttattcagtcaaAATTGCTTAAATCAGTGCAGTAATATACATTCACGGTCACTTTATTTGGTGCACCTTGCCAGTACCGGGTTGTGATGCCAATCTGCCGTTCCACtacatctcaaaggtgctctaatagattgagatctgatgactaAGGAGGCTATTTGAGtgaagtgaactcactgtcatgtttaagaaagcaatttgagattatttgagctttgcgGCATGGcaagttatcctgctggaagctgcCATcagtggtcataaaggaatgaacatggtcagcaacaatactcaggtaggctctGGCATccaaatgatgctcagttggtgctaATGGGTCTAAAATGTGCCTCCATACCATTACAtcaccatcagcagcctgaaccactgatacgaGGCAGGAtagattcatgctttcatgttgattatgccaaattctgatcctactGTCACAATACCAATTGAGATTGGTGCACTACACTTATACAGTGTAGTGTGTAgctcattaaaatgaaatgcacTATAGAGACAAATAGAGCCAATAAAGTAAAAGTTACTTAGGCGAATGAGCTcagttaaacagaaaaaattaagagctgaataaataaaagatgagaTTAATGCAACATGGAGCTTAATAATTTAAGgtctaaataaaaatgagaaataaataTACTGGTTAATTAAACAAAAGCTGAATATAATACAGTGTAATAGgtttttagattttgttttcttgcagcatgacttttttttcatttgttcctgcaGATGGCCAAAGCTGGCTTCATCCACACACCTTCAGAGAACAGCCCAGACACTGCCATGTGTTTCTTTTGCCTCAAAGAGCTGGAGGGCTGGGAGCCGGAGGATGACCCACAGTAAGCTCACACATCACATTGCTGGGCTCGTCtgtcagaaattaaaaaaataaataaataactgcccAAGATTTGTACAACTTAATTTCTTCCATCAGTTTAAGTTCTTGGTTTAACAAGTCATTAATAAATCAGTTAATAATTGTCTTCAATAAATGATCAGTATTTTCCCAAACTTCAGGAATGCTGCCAAGTGGCTGTCAAAGTTATTGCCAAGTGACTCTTGCTGAAATTTTATGGCAGCTCGGAATTATCTGTCCTGACCCCGGGTCATTTCCCACTTTCTGGCTCACCGGTAACAAAATCATGCTTGTTGGAGATCTGGTGACACAAATAATGGACAAAATGGCCAGCATCCTCTACTATTTAAAATAGTCAATGAGAAGCTTGTTTTAGGCTTAttgatatcttttttttttttttttttttttttctccttcctgtcTCCTGTAATAGCTGTTGACTCCCATCAGCCTTTTGTTTAGTGTGTGAGTTTACTTGTGGCCACTGGTCCCTCTCCAGTggatttttgaagaaaaaaaaaaatcctaatttGGCACTTAGTGTCATAATTCACAAGACTTTCATGTTTCAGTTACATCGTTTTGTAGTCTTTGTGACTGCGTGTTAAATGTTTGCTCGTTCTTCCTCATCCCTCTCTTGTTTTTGCCAGAAAGGAGCACAAATCTCATTCACCCTCCTGCCACTTCATCGCCCTGAAGAAAAAGGTGGAAGAGCtgactgtggaggaattcttcaaactgcagaaagagaagcagaagtTCATCCTTGTACGTTCTTTATAGCAAACCTTTTAATTGTG is a window encoding:
- the faap100 gene encoding Fanconi anemia core complex-associated protein 100, translated to MEGRCAVETWAQLGFSGGSSKIKILCGFGENVFICTGTEEIYVFSKRERKVTAVLQLPGPVSDLVGNHDKQLIYVACRSGVYCVNLQFLLHRDQSTQANTSSSPAELKISPELLVTGTDGVSSLLLVGSVLLTLCQRDTSWLLTLYKTPMQTVPSSYEEFGSFSLPLISAVGCGDAESKRGPRRSSVLICIHSGDVAAPSSSPTSVKSTAAQDHFHLEPLLFKLLFGVEAALAKSPVILCGLPDGRLCFLPLRLPGSRLRVLHSLEQPVCFVGASVVMETGHSQCLVAAGERGRVVLIKTDKAGAEGEGIVAGFTEGCVPGPVACGCVDKSCLYYSTGSDLLQLDLSEGSSGRESKGRGEETSSMTAAVLQSPTSLNVCRVIALAEPACNTAGDVQLLGVSVRGQLQSISLPVRREDAGLSKLPSTQVGRSVRDLLSAIGDVCERASVLKMAIKSKNQILRRLNHVVSISFLLMSNSNTDLPVQEKPLRCHAETSWSRLLQKDSLNLVCVLHNSSPFVLEQGWTLSVTVFPLSCSSSAGGESSTNFSFPFHNLCPGEAFEVSLPIADASNASFPMTVSCSIIFSLSSLLGEEEEEGASFPSCISLPLTTLTVDWLHALQVNSPTTTHKMATVQPSSIAADAIQTFLSSRQVRCSGRMDRGGESATKPEPEKYSASVRVSSEFLRDNLDTKGQKRDLEDLYPSLLEWLLSEDLGGVKMGYRGDKTALNTSVVHARGPNGASVKLTAKETNVGEESTGKEATIEVQIESSSIAAVCGLHHAVLRRIQTLLQKAAEKAASTKNVQIFGLRRALQRAEIQQSQISGAFGEVMSAVQRNRRLLSVYQELRQNPLLVT
- the birc5a gene encoding baculoviral IAP repeat-containing protein 5a codes for the protein MDPYNEEDIKMYFFENRLKTFEGWPFDEDCKCTPENMAKAGFIHTPSENSPDTAMCFFCLKELEGWEPEDDPQKEHKSHSPSCHFIALKKKVEELTVEEFFKLQKEKQKFILNKSCNENITKFEEAAKLKRADIIKRATGEE